From the genome of Metarhizium brunneum chromosome 4, complete sequence, one region includes:
- the TTC1 gene encoding Tetratricopeptide repeat protein 1 → MAESAGHDPSDVGTVPEIVRFSVEEEQALVAESNSIKAEANALYSSRDYENALAKYEHAILSCPNYLHYERAVIQSNMAACHLQTEQWTEAIKIASKALDGLVELEKTDPGLCNSMSNLKKSDSSDKESSEASLTDPDGVDDEIISSGASRAAPAPSPPQNSFLETRKADIRRIRTKALLRRARARSEAGGWQHLAGAEEDYKTLSTMPGLGAADLRTVQSQLKTLPPRTKAAQEKEMSEMWGKLKTLGDGILKPFGLSTDNFQMAKDGKTGGYSMNFTSGGESSKSS, encoded by the exons ATGGCAGAATCGGCAGGCCATGACCCGTCAGATGTTGGCACCGTGCCGGAGATAGTCAGGTTCtcggtcgaggaggagcag GCATTGGTTGCCGAGTCAAATTCAATCAAGGCGGAAGCAAACGCCCTGTACTCGTCGAGGGACTATGAGAATGCACTGGCCAAGTACGAGCATGCCATATTGTCATGCCCCAACTACCTGCATTATGAACGTGCCGTTATCCAAAGCAACATGGCCGCCTGCCACTTACAGACAGAGCAGTGGACAGAAGCTATCAAGATTGCCTCCAAAGCATTGGACGGACTGGTGGAGCTGGAAAAGACAGACCCGGGTCTGTGCAACTCGATGAGCAACTTGAAAAAGTCGGACTCAAGCGACAAGGAATCGAGCGAAGCCTCACTCACAGACCcagatggtgttgacgacgaGATCATCAGTTCCGGTGCATCCCGTGCTGCTCCTGCACCATCACCGCCCCAGAATTCGTTCCTTGAAACGAGGAAAGCCGACATTCGGAGAATCCGCACCAAGGCTTTGCTGCGGCGTGCCCGGGCTCGTTCAGAAGCTGGGGGTTGGCAACACCTCGCAGGTGCAGAGGAGGACTACAAGACACTATCGACTATGCCTGGCTTGGGAGCTGCAGATTTGCGCACAGTCCAAAGTCAACTCAAGACACTGCCCCCTCGAACAAAGGCCGCGCAAGAGAAGGAAATGTCAGAAATGTGGGGGAAATTAAAGACGCTCGGCGACGGCATATTGAAGCCTTTCGGGCTAAGTACCGACAATTTTcagatggccaaggacggcaagactGGTGGGTACAGCATGAATTTCACATCAGGAGGGGagtcgtcaaagtcgtcctAG